The Gadus macrocephalus chromosome 21, ASM3116895v1 genome has a segment encoding these proteins:
- the LOC132449709 gene encoding 12-(S)-hydroxy-5,8,10,14-eicosatetraenoic acid receptor-like produces the protein MNSVSDHVQNTTMAITASTLNKDCLVTNEALYRVYAAVMIIIFILALPLNASVLHLFIFKLKFWKTNSNNIFLFNMVLADILLLFCLPFKAHNFLSGERRSDQDATCKAMLFMMFLNRGASIAFLTVISIDRYFNVVWPGRKNLLKALKKSPHISIIIWLLLLPLTIPTMLNTFECCNSHKAVDGEDKNKKIAFVKDVVDSLRETVFFTQIVIPFVILLYCTVCIVNRLRKKTVGDKTKLRRASFLVSSVMVVFSICFLPCALARMVLLIARVQEWPEVTENIVAEAFDGLIVLSYFDCLLDPLVYCFCSTKFKGLYLSSYFPCLVKGGQVPEDSLNSAAHSSNPKRINAVI, from the exons ATGAATTCAGTATCTGACCATGTGCAGAACACGACGATGGCTATCACTGCTTCAACACTAAACAAGGACTGTCTGGTCACCAACGAGGCGCTCTATAGAGTGTATGCAGCTGTCATGATCATCATCTTTATATTGGCTCTGCCTTTGAATGCCTCTGTTCTCCATCTATTCATCTTCAAACTGAAGTTTTGGaagaccaacagcaacaacatcttCCTCTTTAACATGGTCCTGGCCGACATCCTGCTGCTCTTCTGCCTGCCCTTCAAGGCACACAACTTCCTGAGCGGGGAGAGGAGAAGTGACCAGGACGCCACCTGCAAGGCTATGCTCTTCATGATGTTCCTGAACCGCGGGGCCAGCATCGCCTTCCTCACTGTCATCTCCATCGACCGCTACTTCAACGTGGTCTGGCCAGGCAGGAAGAACCTCCTCAAAGCCCTCAAGAAGTCTCCTCACATCTCCATCATCATCTGGTTGCTTCTGCTGCCCCTCACCATTCCCACGATGTTGAACACCTTTGAATGCTGCAACAGTCACAAGGCAGTGGATGGCGAAGACAAAAACAAGAAGATTGCCTTCGTCAAA GATGTGGTGGACAGCCTCCGTGAGACAGTGTTCTTCACCCAGATCGTCATCCCCTTCGTTATCCTTCTCTACTGCACTGTCTGCATCGTCAACCGGCTGAGGAAGAAGACGGTGGGGGACAAGACCAAGCTGAGGAGGGCGTCGTTCCTGGTCTCCTCCGTCATGGTGGTGTTCTCCATCTGCTTCCTGCCCTGCGCCTTGGCAAGGATGGTTCTGCTCATTGCCAGGGTGCAGGAGTGGCCGGAGGTCACAGAGAACATCGTCGCAGAGGCCTTCGACGGCCTCATCGTTCTGTCTTACTTCGACTGCCTGCTGGACCCGCTGGTCTACTGCTTCTGCAGCACTAAGTTTAAAGGCCTGTACCTCAGCAGTTATTtcccctgcctggtgaagggcGGCCAGGTGCCAGAGGATAGCCTCAATTCTGCGGCCCACTCGTCCAACCCCAAACGCATCAATGCTGTGATCTGA